One Rhizoctonia solani chromosome 3, complete sequence genomic region harbors:
- a CDS encoding CHAT domain protein — MEDSLKEIEEDIQYLLHALTSIEDDDSDSSLSLLAALGSSHELRFDLLGTLEDLQEAIEFRSKALALTPEDDPELSYLLAAQGVSLTKRFESQETKESEHFDHAIKYGCISILLIPNSHSKNLLDIVNSGSKYRYMLRDHGEPEDLKVAIEYQRHALNLAPDDHEIEAKWLSNIGITYKDLYRRLGGIEDLEKSIECETRALALTPDIDLNLFLRLANVGISHSCRYVRLGNLADLENAKEYYSKALTLARDDHPHYPITLANLGLVHKSLFECQGRLENLDEAIKLQTQALGIIPDGHPNIPLQHYALLNTFLLRNPGPFNYSDYRLAAQALAQAPRARFRHTLRLLNFYLNLRAPEAASVAIGYSKYALALEWLEQARCVVWNQNFALRAPIDELKSTYPDVASKLQDISSRLHAANFQESESQTGASVLDMPHDQISQEHRRLGIEYNKLVTQIRMLPGFSDFLRPTKVQELVRAARHGPIVVLNCHNDQSDALQSSKNPLRNGKVTPEQRERTPTNKTTANCARRGRRLRMGIDHSWYDIVRPILQFLGYMGNIPHITWCPTGILSSLPFHAAGDYNRNREKVFDYVVSSYTPTVTSLLAYNPKSLGSDSGVLAIGQGDTPGHSPLPGTIEELASIKAHTQGKVKYSQFVGDQATIGAVLDAMEQHDWVHLACHAHQNIRDPLWSGFFLHDGTLDLSSINKRLFKNKGLAFLSACQTATGDEEVPDEAVHLASGLLMAGYSSVIATLWSIVDDDAPFVADRVYNELMEGGTLGNGKAGKALHSAVAALRTEVGEREFGRWVPYIHLGL, encoded by the exons ATGGAAGATAGTTTAAAGGAAATTGAAGAAGATATTCAATACCTCCTTCACGCGCTCACATCGATCGAGGATGACGATTCTGATTCCAGCTTGTCCTTACTTGCGGCTCTAGGAAGTTCCCACGAGCTGCGATTTGATCTTCTTGGCACACTGGAAGATCTCCAGGAAGCAATTGAATTTCGATCCAAGGCACTCGCTCTCACTCCGGAGGATGATCCAGAATTATCATATCTATTAGCTGCTCAAGGTGTTTCTCTTACTAAAAGGTTCGAATCTCAGGAAACCAAAGAGTCTGAACATTTCGATCATGCAATAAAATATGGCTGTATTTCAATCCTGCTAATTCCGAATAGTCATTCCAAAAATCTGCTCGATATCGTAAATTCAGGAAGCAAATACAGGTATATGTTACGAGATCATGGAGAACCCGAGGACCTGAAGGTGGCGATCGAATACCAACGCCATGCACTCAATTTGGCTCCTGATGATCATGAAATAGAGGCAAAATGGCTTTCTAATATAGGAATAACCTACAAGGACCTTTATAGGCGTCTAGGTGGAATAGAGGATCTCGAGAAGTCCATCGAATGCGAGACTCGTGCTCTAGCCTTAACTCCTGATATCGACCTGAACCTGTTCTTGAGATTGGCCAATGTAGGAATATCTCATAGCTGCCGGTATGTACGGCTTGGTAATCTGGCGGACTTAGAAAACGCGAAGGAATATTATTCCAAAGCATTGACCTTGGCTCGCGATGATCATCCGCACTATCCCATAACGCTTGCAAATCTAGGGCTAGTACACAAGAGCCTATTTGAGTGTCAAGGACGGTTGGAAAATCTAGATGAAGCCATCAAACTCCAGACTCAGGCACTCGGTATAATCCCTGACGGACATCCGAATATACCTTTGCAGCATTACGCCTTGTTAAACACTTTCCTACTTCGAAATCCAGGTCCATTCAACTACTCAGATTATCGGCTAGCTGCCCAGGCGTTGGCGCAGGCGCCTCGTGCTAGGTTTCGGCATACTTTGCGGCTG TTGAACTTCTACCTCAATTTGCGGG CACCAGAAGCAGCCTCGGTTGCCATTGGATATTCAAAATACGCACTGGCATTGGAATGGTTGGAGCAAGCGCGATGTGTAGTATGGAACCAGAACTTCGCGCTTCGTGCGCCTATTGATGAACTGAAATCTACATACCCGGATGTAGCTTCAAAACTTCAAGACATTTCCTCACGGCTACATGCAGCCAATTTCCAAGAATCCGAGTCCCAAACTGGGGCTTCTGTACTGGATATGCCTCATGATCAGATTTCCCAGGAGCACCGCCGCCTAGGTATAGAGTATAACAAGCTAGTTACACAAATACGTATGCTTCCGGGATTCTCCGACTTTCTCCGACCAACCAAGGTGCAGGAGCTTGTTCGTGCTGCTCGGCACGGGCCAATTGTTGTCCTTAACTGCCACAATGATCAGAGCGACGCACT ACAAAGCTCGAAAAACCCGCTGCGAAATGGAAAAGTCACTCCGGAGCAAAGAGAGAGGACGCCAACCAATAAAACGACGGCCAATTGTGccagaaggggaagaagactTCGAATGGGTATTGACCACTCTTGGTATGATATTGTCAGGCCAATACTTCAATTCCTAGGATATATG GGAAATATTCCACATATAACCTGGTGCCCTACCGGAATATTGTCATCTCTACCTTTTCACGCAGCAGGAGACTATAATCGGAATCGAGAGAAAGTTTTCGATTACGTTGTATCCTCCTATACGCCCACGGTCACTTCGCTTCTTGCCTATAATCCAAAATCTTTGGGCAGTGATAGTGGTGTGCTTGCTATTGGACAGGGTGATACACCAGGTCATAGCCCTTTGCCTGGAACTATTGAAGAACTTGCTTCAATCAAAGCTCACACCCAAGGCAAAGTCAAGTACTCTCAATTTGTGGGCGACCAAGCTACAATAGGGGCAGTTCTTGATGCAATGGAACAGCACGACTGGGTCCACTTGGCCTGTCATGCTCACCAAAACATCCGAGACCCCCTTTGGAGTGGATTTTTTTTGCACGATGGCACATTAGACTTATCGTCGATCAACAAAAGATTGTTCAAAAATAAAGGACTTGCATTCCTCTCAGCTTGCCAGACAGCAACGGGAGATGAGGAAGTCCCAGATGAAGCGGTACATCTTGCATCGGGCTTATTAATGGCCGGATATTCCAGTGTAATTGCAACACTGTGGTCCATTGTTGATGATGATGCGCCGTTTGTAGCTGACAGGGTGTATAATGAACTAATGGAAGGCGGGACGCTCGGAAATGGAAAAGCAGGAAAAGCGTTACATAGCGCAGTTGCGGCCCTACGCACGGAGGTAGGAGAGAGGGAATTTGGACGATGGGTGCCTTACATCCATCTAGGATTATGA